The window TTGAATTGTCAATTATTGCTTCCACTTACTCTTTTACTTAAGATTCAGATTTTACTGTCATTTATTTCATCGTAAGCTTCAGGTCAAGGTGTTCTGTACCAGGAACAAGCAGTCAAGGAAGCAGCAGCTGCTGCTGCTAAGGAAGCACAGGAGGCAAATTTACAGAATTGTTCGGGAGACTTGCTCAATGCGCGGGAACTTGCTGCTGCGACTACTGCAGCTGTGGAAAAATCAAGAAAGGTAGTTGATCAGGCTTATGTCTTATCCTTCTATGATTATACTACTGTAGTTTGTATTTCAGTCATAATGAATAATGAAAATTTGTATTAAAATGTTGTCACCTGACAAGAAGTGGACTTTTGATGTTATGAGCATCAGAGTGATATTCTAAACCATTAGTTATCTCCATGAATGGGCTGGTAGTTGTGCAGTTGTGTAGGATATGTATGTCTTTAACTTGAAAAAGTTATCTTTGATAGACATTAGTTGGAAGATTTCATGTGGTGTCTGACAACATGGTTCATTTCGTATTCTGTAATGACGTTTGAATGTATTTAGATTAACTGTCAATTAACTGCACACAACAATAAGCTTTGAGGCATTTATTAGCTTCTATCATAATAAAGCTTCAGGGATTATTGACTTGCATGAGTTGTTGTATGCATTTATATGTAAGCTCTATAGATGATAAAGCAAATTGTTAAGCTTTGACATTTGCAGCTCCAGTAAAGTTTCTCAGGAAGCAGTAAAGTCCCAACCTTTCTATTGTATTTCATATGAATGAAGCAGGAACCTTATTTTGAAAGGTGGGTTGTGCAAATAGGAGAGTACTTTTTCTTACTGGGAGGATAGAGAGGTCAGCATCTGAGGATTATAAGGTTATCCCAGGAAAGAGCTTAATGGAGTAACAGGTTCATGGTTTTGGGTGTGTGCATTAGGGAAAAGGATGGGTAAGAGGAGGTGTTCAAGTATTAAATGGTTGAACTTCAAAGGTTCTTTGGCATGTGGTGATATCAGGTTTGGACTGAAAATCCACACaggattaaaaaataaaattgacatGTCCATAAAGCTTGTGTGCCAAGTCACCAACAAAGACTGTcacatcatcattatcattattttttgcCAAATCTAGATTTAACCAGCTTgtataaagggaaaaaaaaaagaaatctaaaTTAGCCCGTTGCCAAATCACAGTTTTTTTTGCCATGTGGCCACATTGGTGGTTCATGTGATGGCTGACCCTGCAGCCATTTCATGGATCAAATTTTACAGGCCAGATAAGTTGGGAAGTGGCTCAAAAGTGAGTCAATGTGacaaaatattacaaaaatgccactagACTATTAATTAGAAAtgaaaaaagggcatacccagtgcactgACATTCTTGCAATTTCTTGAAACTTCAGACTCACTTTTAACACATTTTCTTCGCTTTATTGAGCTGAAATTTTGACCAATGAGATGGGTGTAGGGTCATTTATCACATGGAAGTACCCATGTGGACCATGTATGGGCTTATTGTAACCAGGCTTGGTGACAATTAGTATGTTGCTTCTGTTGTTGTTATTGCTATTATCCTTTTGCACCCTATCTACTTTGTTTCATAGGTTGGGCAGATTCATTGTTGGGTAACATCCTCCTATAGTTAAGAGGTTCCATGAACATTACATGGATTCTTGAACCCTACCCAGACCCAAGTTATTGCCTTACTGAGTGAGTCGCTCTTGGAAGCTTCTTTGTATTacctttttgtcttttccatCTGTTACTTCTTCCCCCTGCGAAAGATGGCTGACAGCCCTTTAATTTTGCCATTTCAAATGAAGGTAGGTGGGCCAGCTATGAGGCCCATGGAGTGGAAATAGGAAAACTTAAgtaaaaagagggaaaaaaaaaaaatacatacctGTATCTCTTGTCCAACTTTCTTATTCAATTCTTGCCACAACTCTGTTGAATTATGACTTGAAAATCTATTACTCCTATTTTTATAACTAATTTCTCTTCCTATTTAGCTCCTATATATTTCTCCATGAAAAAAATACTGTAAATAAATAATAAGTTAGAAAACAGATAAATACTTCATCTATCAATGCTCCAAATATTATTGTCTCCTctttctaatatatatatatatatatatatataggggaagGTATTCATTCAAGGGAGATTCTCCCATCGACTCTGTCAAATAGTGGGGGACAGAGGTATTTATGACATTTTGGATAGGTATTTATGCCAATCTGACTTAATGCCGGTTGGGCACATGCACAGCCATGCATGAAAAGTTTTgccatatatattatatattatatattattttccctttcaaaattcaattaaaattatattttttcccatatgtttgCCTTTTCTTGCCCATCTTTGTCTTTATAAGCTTATTGTATTTCAATGAGGTTTCATTTTTATGCATGGGGGAGTTTTCGGTGGGGAAAATTTCAGATATATTCATATCATCCTTGATCACATGATTTCATTAATTGGAAGATTTACTTCCAATTTAAATGTgtctttgttctcttttttcttctgatCACTTCCCCTCATTTTGGCCTTCTTCAGTTCTGACAGAATGTTTTTTTTCTGGGGAGAGAAACAACTCCCATTTTTCTCCTGATCTTTCTGATTGAAAAAATATCTTTTGTTCATATGTGTAAGTATGTAATTCATTATAGTTTCCCTCTTTAAAGAAGACAATCTTTATAGGCTTAGTATGGTGGATGGCTTGATTTGACCACATGAAGGGCCCCATATGGCTGttaacccacccccccccccccctcccaaaaaaaaaaagaaaaaaagaaaaaaaagaagaagaaaaaggaaaaaaggaaggCCCATTATACTAATTGCAACCAATtatgtattttttgtttctgttgtcCAAAAGTTGACATTTTAGGTTGAATTAGGAGTAAGGTGCACTTCACTTTTACAACATGATGAATTTATTTGATTAAAATACATAATCAGTTGGGAAGGCAAGGTATACCACTTATAGTTTTTTGGGTCCCCCTAAGCTATCATGTGGTATTAATGGCATATGCTGGCCAAGCTTGATATAACTTACTATCCGACCAAACCCCACATTTACAGTAGTAGATTTTtgccccccccacccccaaggaaaaaaaaaaatgttaacaGATCAGAATTAGAGtataatgcttggatgatcaatgactgatcccaagctttgtatttataataatcaatcaaatttacatggacagatttacccctgaCATAGCCGACTCTAAGGAATAGAAGGGataataaaagactaaaagtccagaatacccccacggtattctggcccatacaatccaacactccccctcaagttggtgcatatatgtcacacatgcccaacttgactaaaataggatgaaacattTTGCCACTCaaccccttagtgaacacatcggctaactgatcaacagacttcacaaagggaacacagatgagtccggcttcaagcttctccttgatgaaatgtctgtcgaCCTCctcatgcttagtacgatcatgctctGATACAATGTTAACAGATCAGAATTAGAGtataatgcttggatgatcaatgaATGATCCCAagctttgtatttataataatcaatCAAAGTTacatggacagatttacccctgaCATAGCCGACTCTTGTACGTAATAAAAGGAataataaaagactaaaaagtccagaatagccccccacagtattctagcccaaataatccaataaaaaaaaaatttccttgctCCGCCCCTCCTGCCAGGATGGTTTGCCTGTATGGCAATTTTTCAACATCTGTGATGATTAAATGAATAATGTTGACATTTTTCCATTGCATAATTCTGGAATTTTTTGATGTATCTTAAATTTCTGTCCGGCTCTACCATCTGTTTGATCTCCCATCGAcctttttttgggcttgttataCTTTATGCTTTCTCACCCTTtaaatctttttgttttaattgcttCTCGCaggaaaggaaacaaaaacGCGCTGCAAATGCCAAGAATGGAACTCCAGCTCAAACTGCTGCTGAAGCCACCTGTGAAATGCTAACTAAGAAGGTATGCTGCAGAAAAGTCAGTTCTAAATGTGATATGgatttcttttataaaaatgaatTATGGTGAGGAGGGTTGTGGCATCGACATGGTTCATACTCCAATTTTCTGCCAGTTTGCTTTTTCTATTGTTAATAATTTTGAATGCATTCATCTTGTTTCTGCATGTTGAACACTGATAGTCTTTGCTGAGATCAATTTGTTCTTTGGCAGAGGAGGCTAAGTTCAAAAATCAACTATGACGTGCTGGAGAAGTTGTTTGGTGATTCTGTATGTTCATCTTCACCTTATAGTTTTATATTCCCCCCActttcatttctctctctctcacatgtTATATATATGCATGCAAGCGTGTGTACATTCATATGTATGTATCTGCCTGCATAAAAACATATATACTTGTTTTGATTAGATTAGCATATACTCTATATTTGTACATGTGAGAACTTGGCCATTTAAATAGCTTTAAAAGATAAAGTAACCCTTGAGAGACTAATGCCACCCCGGTTCATGAAACCTTGCTTTCCAGTCTTTATGGGCCCACATATGAGAATAATTGGTAATTTCACAATTTCCTATGTTAGCTAGCTATATAAAAGTCAATCATTATTATACCAAAATCCTGGTTGGATTCTGGTTCGTCTCAGTCTATGTTTCCAGATCGGGTCATGTTGGCCCAACCACGATAATGCTACTGTATCAGGGACTTCCTGTAACTCTGTTGGCGAGTAATCCCTATCATTGGCCACATCAGCCACCACATAAGGAAAGCTCCTTCCTTCCTTGTAAGGAACAGGGTCATGGTTTAATGTCTGGacaaaaatggaataaaatgaaAAGCAGATGACCAGTCAAACCACATATCTGCCATAATggtatgaaatattttttttttcatatagtAGGTTCTGTGCGGGTAATGTTTGAACTCTGAATTagaccctttttttcttttctgctcCACCTAAGACTATTCTCTTATCAGAGTTTGCACTTTTCTTTTCCACCTCATTGTCATACCTTTTACCCACACTAATTTCAATCCATTTAAATTTCGATGggaaatttaagaaaaaaatgataTGTCCAAGTAGGAAAATGTTGAGCTAAACTTATATCCATAATACACAAAGCAGTGTTGGAATTTTTATCTTTATACACATCATGACACATTTGGACACGTGGGACATCTAGAAAGAGGAAGCGTCCAACAAATTGCCTTCCAGGATGGACCCAACTTGGATATGGTATTGCCCTTGATACTGGATGATCATTATGAAGCTTATTTTGGAGTGTTAAATAATTTGTGCCAGCCTGCAAACTGCGCTATCAGCATTGTAGGGACGCTTAAAATTATATGAATACTGCTTCTGGAATGTAACCTTGGGTTCTAGCAGCCCAAGTGGTTACCTACAGAGTCATTGGCCTGGATTAGGAAGAGGTGTGCCGAGACAGATGGAACTTATTGATGTCATGCATGAAGGCTTCTGTATCATATTCCAAACTAGAagaaagggggtgggggtgggggtggagttCTGTAAGCTAGCGACCAGTATATGTATTAGTTTACCAATTGTTTGTTTCATCATCAGTTCTGTTTTACTTCTGCTGGGATTAGGTAGAGATTCTGTATATCACATGCGCATTTGCCTGTTCGGGTTTCTATTATATATTTGGATTATATTTTAATTCTCTCATTTGAGTTAACATGGATCCATGGTAGACGACTCCAGAGATCCCCAAGAATAAATGCTTTGGATCTGATCCAGACAGTGATGCTTATGGGCAAGAAATTGGCAGAAAATCAGGTGAGAAAGAACTTGAATTGGATGTGGTGGGCAACAATGATGTTTCCTGGGAGGATGATTATGAAGATGGGGCTTATGATGATAATTATTATGGAAATGAGGAGGATGGGtatggtaatgatgatgattaCGGATATGATGATAATTGATGTGGAACCCAACTCCTTTTATGTGTATATCTTCTAGTAAAACAGTTTATTTCAGCTTGCACCCAGGTTTTACTCTACCAGCTGTGATGGAGGTACCATACAAGTTGTACCTTATGACCATCATGTTCCATTGTTCGGTGGCCAGGCCAATAATTCAAGTCCTGAAATTCGGATGAAAGCATGAAATAAAATTGTATTATtgcttttcttttactttctaGTGATTGACAAAACTCATGCTCAGGATGTTTCAGAATTTGTTGAGAATTCATTTGACAAGTTATTTGATTGCATTGTATTGAAAAAAGTGTTGGGGATTGGTATTATACTCTATTATTGATTCCCTTCATTTATGAATTGTTATTTATCAGATAAAAGTTTCTGAATTTTAGAGAGATTGAGGTATTTTTTCTGTAGATCTGGTGCTAGTAGATTAATGGTATAAAAGTTGTACGAAGTCTGGAACTTGTTGATTGCGAGACATTTTACTCGGCCTCTTCAGATGCTTCGTATGTTCTCTGATTCAT is drawn from Telopea speciosissima isolate NSW1024214 ecotype Mountain lineage chromosome 1, Tspe_v1, whole genome shotgun sequence and contains these coding sequences:
- the LOC122649067 gene encoding uncharacterized protein LOC122649067 isoform X2 codes for the protein MDSGAAAEHHFLDQYGSCQSHGNENMDNVVGDESESFSDIDDVEVDGYLHNKEEKNYKRIIWEEMNREYLENCSGDLLNARELAAATTAAVEKSRKERKQKRAANAKNGTPAQTAAEATCEMLTKKRLSSKINYDVLEKLFGDSTTPEIPKNKCFGSDPDSDAYGQEIGRKSGEKELELDVVGNNDVSWEDDYEDGAYDDNYYGNEEDGYGNDDDYGYDDN
- the LOC122649067 gene encoding transcription factor IIIB 90 kDa subunit-like isoform X1; the encoded protein is MDSGAAAEHHFLDQYGSCQSHGNENMDNVVGDESESFSDIDDVEVDGYLHNKEEKNYKRIIWEEMNREYLEEQAVKEAAAAAAKEAQEANLQNCSGDLLNARELAAATTAAVEKSRKERKQKRAANAKNGTPAQTAAEATCEMLTKKRLSSKINYDVLEKLFGDSTTPEIPKNKCFGSDPDSDAYGQEIGRKSGEKELELDVVGNNDVSWEDDYEDGAYDDNYYGNEEDGYGNDDDYGYDDN